Below is a genomic region from Mesorhizobium sp. NZP2298.
TGAGGCTGACAGCTGGATCAAAACCAACGCCCAGTTCTTCACCGCCATCAGCGCCCAGAACCTCTCCAGTACGCTCATTCGCCTCTTCGTAGGCTTGTCGGTCGCATTCGGTATCGCGGCCGTGCTCGTGGTGTCGGTCCTCCAGCGTTCGAAGGACATCGGCATCCTGCGCGCCATGGGAAGTTCGCGCGGACAGATCCTGAGGATATTCCTCATCCAGGGTGGCGTGCTCGGCTTCCTCGGCTCGCTCGTCGGTTCCGTCCTCGGCGCTGCCGCACTGCTGGTTTGGCATCGCTATGCCCGCCAGGCTAACGGTTCGGAGTTGTTCCCTCTCGTGATCGAGCCAAGTCTCTTCTTATCATCGGCAGCACTTGCCACACTCACCGGCGTTGTAGCGGGAATTGTGCCGGCGCTGCGCGCCGCAAGCCTCGATCCGGTGGAGGCGATCCGTGGCTGATCTGCTTGCCCTCGAAGGCATTCGCAAGTCCTTCAACGTCGGCACGCCCGTCGAGACCGAAGTGCTCCACGGTATCGACCTTGCCATGCGCGCGGGAGAATTTGTGGCATTGATGGGCCCGTCCGGCTCCGGCAAGAGCACGCTTCTCAATATCATAGGGCTGCTCGACCGCCCGACTTCCGGCCGCCTGTCAATTGCGGGCGAAGACACGACGCGGCTTTCGGAGGCATCATTGACCCACCTGCGTGGCCACGCCATCGGCTTTGTCTTCCAGTACCACTATTTGATCTCAGCCTTCACCGCGCATGAAAATGTGATGATGCCGATGCTTGTCGACCATGGCCGGCCTGACGCGACGATGGCGCGACGCGCCGACGAACTCCTCGACCAGGTCGGCCTTGGGCGTTGGCGCGACAATCGGGCGATGAACATGTCCGGCGGCCAGCAGCAGCGCGTCGCCATTGCCCGCGCCCTGGTGATGAACCCTTCGCTGGTGCTCGCCGATGAACCAACGGGCAATCTCGATACCGTCTCGGCCGACGGCGTCTTCGAGTTGATGCGGCGGTTCAACAGGGAGCGTGGGACGACCTTCTTGATTGTCACACACAACCATGATCTCGCCGACCGTTGCGATCGCATGATCGAAGTCATCGACGGCCAGATTACCCAGGATCATGACAATCCGGGCGAAAAGGAGGCTACGCTGACGCAACCGTCTCCTTGAAGTCAGGCGGATGGCGAGCATGTTGTCGAAATTGCGCGCTTTGCGGTCGGTCAAGAGGACATCAGGCTCAACCGGGATTTCGACCGGACATCCGGATAGCCGGAGTTCGTGGCAAGCCCTGAGCAAATCGACGCGATTCATCGCTTACATGAGGAGCTTGCACGACCGATGAGTAAGGACTCGAAAATAAGCGCCGATGGCCCAAAATGCATCCTGGTCGGCATTCCTGCCATGGAAGTCTTCCAGACTACAGCTGCCGTCAAATACGCTATCGATCTGGCATCTGCGCATGGCGCATCGCTGTCACTGTATGTTCTCCCATCACCGTTGCCGCAACCCTTCCCTTTGACGGCAGGAACAGCTTCGACGTGGGTTGAGC
It encodes:
- a CDS encoding ABC transporter ATP-binding protein translates to MADLLALEGIRKSFNVGTPVETEVLHGIDLAMRAGEFVALMGPSGSGKSTLLNIIGLLDRPTSGRLSIAGEDTTRLSEASLTHLRGHAIGFVFQYHYLISAFTAHENVMMPMLVDHGRPDATMARRADELLDQVGLGRWRDNRAMNMSGGQQQRVAIARALVMNPSLVLADEPTGNLDTVSADGVFELMRRFNRERGTTFLIVTHNHDLADRCDRMIEVIDGQITQDHDNPGEKEATLTQPSP